The Patescibacteria group bacterium genome has a segment encoding these proteins:
- a CDS encoding nucleotidyltransferase domain-containing protein, with protein MLKLGSEITIKLLDYYFLNPKKEHHINQLADVLKIDPGNLFRKLKELENEGVLVSEKEGNQRRFKLNKDYPFLAEFKKIYESKYGFLSLLKEKISKLKNLQEAYVFGSYANSQFGPESDIDILLIGNHSPISAKRIILPLQSRTKREINIIDLTPDDFVKRKNKKDELIENIFSGQVIKIF; from the coding sequence ATGTTAAAGCTCGGTTCGGAAATCACGATTAAACTATTAGATTATTATTTTTTGAATCCCAAAAAAGAACATCACATTAATCAGTTGGCCGATGTTTTAAAAATTGACCCGGGAAATTTATTCCGTAAGTTAAAAGAATTAGAGAATGAAGGCGTTTTGGTTTCCGAAAAAGAAGGCAACCAGCGACGATTCAAGTTAAACAAGGATTATCCATTTTTGGCAGAATTTAAGAAGATATATGAATCTAAATACGGCTTTTTGTCTTTATTAAAAGAAAAAATTTCTAAATTAAAAAATTTACAGGAAGCATATGTGTTTGGCTCGTATGCCAATAGTCAATTTGGGCCTGAAAGCGATATAGATATTTTGCTTATCGGAAATCATTCTCCGATAAGCGCGAAGAGGATAATTCTTCCTTTACAGAGCAGAACGAAGAGAGAAATTAATATAATAGACCTAACTCCTGATGATTTTGTAAAGCGAAAAAATAAAAAAGATGAGCTTATAGAAAATATTTTTTCTGGGCAGGTGATTAAAATATTTTAA
- a CDS encoding 50S ribosomal protein L28 has product MSKVCEICGKGPVMGRKYNKLMSKYNPTPKVSKKPNLQWATLASGERVKACTRCKKTLLKKSRGK; this is encoded by the coding sequence ATGAGCAAAGTTTGCGAAATCTGTGGCAAGGGGCCGGTAATGGGAAGAAAATACAACAAGCTGATGTCAAAATACAATCCGACTCCAAAAGTATCAAAAAAACCCAATCTCCAATGGGCTACATTGGCATCAGGCGAAAGAGTTAAGGCCTGCACCCGCTGTAAAAAAACCCTTTTAAAGAAAAGTAGGGGTAAATAA
- a CDS encoding site-2 protease family protein, producing MTGIELIIVIIIFLFSVVFHEVAHGWVAFALGDSTAKRAGRLTLNPLKHLDPIGSVLLPGFLILMKFAGMGGFIFGWAKPVPINPYNFKDQKYGTAKVAIAGSAANFSLALIFGLALRFLPIIYSIQGVGLIFLYIVQINLILAIFNLLPIPPLDGSHILFTFLRKRADKLKMFLVQYGFFLLVFIIFFFFQYIAQAVLWLMQLIIGISI from the coding sequence ATGACTGGAATAGAATTAATAATCGTTATTATCATATTTCTTTTTTCAGTAGTTTTTCACGAAGTTGCCCATGGATGGGTTGCTTTTGCCTTGGGAGATTCTACTGCAAAGAGAGCAGGGCGACTGACCCTGAATCCTTTAAAGCATCTTGACCCGATTGGGTCGGTCCTTTTGCCTGGATTTTTGATTTTGATGAAATTTGCTGGAATGGGCGGATTTATTTTCGGCTGGGCGAAACCAGTTCCGATTAATCCATATAATTTTAAAGACCAAAAATACGGAACCGCGAAAGTTGCGATTGCCGGCTCTGCGGCAAATTTTTCCTTGGCTTTAATTTTTGGATTGGCCCTAAGGTTTCTGCCAATTATCTATTCAATCCAGGGCGTGGGTTTGATTTTCCTATATATTGTCCAAATAAATTTGATTTTAGCGATATTTAATCTGCTTCCGATTCCGCCGCTTGACGGGTCACATATTCTTTTTACTTTTTTGCGCAAGAGAGCGGATAAGCTTAAAATGTTTTTAGTTCAGTATGGATTTTTTCTATTGGTTTTCATAATTTTTTTCTTTTTTCAATATATTGCCCAAGCAGTCCTGTGGTTGATGCAGCTGATAATCGGAATTTCAATATAA
- the rpsL gene encoding 30S ribosomal protein S12 — protein MPTIHQLIKKGRKKQVSKDKTPALAFVFNTIKNRPKKHDSPFKRGVCIKVFTVTPKKPNSALRKVARVRLSNGMEVSAYIPGEGHNLQEHSVVIVRGGRVKDLPGVRYHIVRGILDTSGVEKRKQGRSKYGAKKQA, from the coding sequence ATGCCAACTATTCATCAATTAATTAAAAAAGGCAGAAAGAAGCAGGTTTCAAAAGATAAAACGCCTGCTTTGGCTTTTGTTTTTAATACTATTAAAAACAGGCCCAAGAAACATGATTCTCCTTTTAAAAGAGGGGTGTGTATTAAGGTTTTTACAGTCACACCAAAGAAACCTAACTCTGCGTTGAGAAAAGTGGCGAGAGTGCGATTAAGTAATGGAATGGAGGTTTCAGCGTATATTCCGGGCGAGGGCCATAATCTGCAAGAACACTCTGTCGTGATAGTAAGGGGAGGAAGGGTTAAGGATTTGCCTGGCGTGAGATATCATATTGTCCGCGGAATTTTAGATACGAGCGGGGTGGAAAAAAGAAAACAAGGCAGAAGTAAATATGGAGCCAAAAAACAAGCATAA
- the rpsG gene encoding 30S ribosomal protein S7, with the protein MSKKKYIQVKPDPIYNDMTVAKLINYIMRKGNKSIARKIVYSALSIIKEKTKQEPVQFLEKAIQNASPVLEVKSKRIGGANYQVPIEVSKERRVALAVRWIIQASKKGKGSMAEKLAKELMEAAENTGNAVKKKETVHKMAEANKAFAHFAW; encoded by the coding sequence ATGAGTAAGAAGAAATACATTCAAGTAAAACCAGACCCGATTTATAACGACATGACTGTCGCTAAACTTATTAATTACATAATGCGAAAGGGGAACAAATCTATTGCGCGTAAAATAGTTTATAGCGCATTGAGCATTATCAAAGAAAAAACAAAACAAGAGCCAGTTCAATTTTTAGAGAAAGCGATTCAGAATGCTTCTCCGGTTTTGGAAGTAAAGTCAAAGAGAATTGGAGGGGCAAATTATCAAGTCCCTATTGAAGTTTCAAAAGAAAGGAGAGTGGCATTAGCTGTGAGATGGATAATTCAAGCTTCAAAGAAAGGCAAGGGGTCAATGGCTGAAAAATTAGCAAAAGAATTGATGGAAGCAGCGGAAAACACAGGCAATGCTGTCAAGAAGAAAGAAACTGTCCACAAAATGGCAGAAGCCAACAAGGCCTTTGCGCACTTTGCGTGGTAA
- the fusA gene encoding elongation factor G translates to MREFSVEKYRNIGIIAHIDAGKTTVSERVLFYTGISHKIGEVHEGEAIMDWMEQERERGITITSAATTCFWHPTEDGESKERECKINLIDTPGHIDFTAEVQRSLRVLDGAVVVFDGVAGVEAQSETVWHQADKFKVPRVCFINKLDRMGASFEYSLKTIWERLTPNAVAVQIPIGQEGNFSGVIDLITMKAVKFEGENGEKVIVEEIPDDMKDKAEEWRKKMLEKVAAEDHGLLENYLEGKEVGVEQIRKAIRKGVIDYQVIPVFCGSALKNKGTQLVLDAVVYYFPSPIDAPPIRGKDPKTEETIERKPSDDESFSALAFKVATDPFVGALTYFRIYSGKLSSGTSLLNSSNGKKIRIGRIVRMHSNHREEVEELYAGDIAAAIGLKDVETGHTICDPDNPIILEKIIFPEPVISIRIEPKTKADQEKLGLALKKLAEEDPTFKVKTDEETAETIISGMGELHLEILVDRMKKEFKMEANVGRPQVAYKETILAEAEAEGKYIRQSGGRGQYGHTWVRVSPKKPGEGFLFVDEIKGGIIPKEYIPAVRKGIEEAMERGILAGFPMVDVEAALYDGSFHEVDSSESAFKIAGSMAFQAAAKLAKPVLLEPIMRLEVSIPNEFFGDIIGDLNARRGRIKESFDRASMKVVEAFVPLAEMFGYATSLRSMTHGRAAFTMEFSHYDQVPHNTTQKIIEART, encoded by the coding sequence ATGCGTGAATTTTCAGTAGAAAAATATAGAAATATAGGAATCATCGCCCATATTGACGCCGGAAAAACCACGGTTTCCGAGCGAGTTTTATTTTACACAGGCATTTCTCATAAAATAGGAGAAGTTCACGAGGGAGAGGCGATTATGGACTGGATGGAGCAGGAAAGAGAGAGGGGAATTACAATCACTTCTGCTGCCACCACTTGCTTTTGGCATCCGACAGAAGATGGCGAGAGCAAAGAACGGGAGTGTAAAATAAATTTAATTGATACGCCAGGACACATTGATTTTACTGCTGAAGTCCAGAGGTCTTTAAGAGTTCTTGACGGCGCAGTAGTTGTTTTTGACGGCGTGGCAGGAGTTGAGGCGCAGTCGGAAACTGTCTGGCACCAAGCTGATAAATTCAAAGTCCCCAGAGTTTGTTTTATTAATAAATTAGATAGAATGGGGGCTTCTTTTGAATATAGTTTAAAAACAATTTGGGAGCGGTTAACCCCCAACGCTGTTGCAGTGCAAATACCTATTGGACAGGAAGGAAATTTTTCAGGGGTCATAGATTTAATCACTATGAAGGCCGTAAAATTTGAAGGTGAGAATGGAGAAAAAGTCATAGTTGAAGAAATCCCTGATGATATGAAAGACAAAGCAGAAGAATGGAGAAAAAAAATGCTTGAAAAAGTGGCGGCCGAAGACCATGGACTTCTGGAGAATTATTTGGAGGGCAAAGAGGTGGGAGTTGAACAGATAAGAAAAGCTATTAGAAAAGGCGTGATTGATTATCAAGTAATTCCTGTTTTCTGCGGTTCAGCTTTAAAAAATAAAGGCACCCAATTAGTATTGGATGCTGTTGTTTATTATTTTCCAAGTCCAATTGATGCGCCTCCAATCAGAGGAAAGGACCCTAAGACCGAGGAAACTATTGAAAGGAAACCGAGCGATGATGAGTCATTTTCAGCTCTCGCATTTAAGGTTGCCACAGACCCTTTTGTTGGCGCCCTCACTTATTTCCGTATATATTCCGGAAAATTGTCTTCTGGCACAAGCTTGTTAAATTCCAGCAATGGGAAAAAGATAAGAATAGGAAGAATAGTGAGGATGCACTCCAATCATAGAGAAGAGGTTGAGGAATTGTACGCAGGCGATATCGCGGCAGCCATTGGGTTGAAAGATGTGGAAACAGGCCACACTATTTGCGACCCAGATAATCCAATAATTTTAGAAAAGATAATTTTCCCAGAGCCGGTAATTTCTATTAGGATTGAGCCAAAAACAAAAGCTGACCAAGAAAAATTGGGATTAGCTCTGAAGAAATTGGCTGAAGAAGACCCGACATTTAAAGTCAAAACAGATGAAGAAACAGCAGAAACAATTATCTCTGGTATGGGAGAACTGCATTTGGAAATTTTAGTGGACAGGATGAAAAAAGAATTCAAAATGGAAGCCAATGTGGGCAGGCCACAGGTTGCTTACAAAGAAACAATTTTAGCAGAGGCGGAAGCAGAAGGAAAATATATAAGGCAAAGTGGAGGCAGGGGACAGTATGGGCATACTTGGGTGAGGGTTAGTCCGAAAAAGCCGGGTGAAGGATTTTTGTTTGTTGATGAAATTAAAGGAGGTATTATTCCTAAAGAATATATTCCAGCAGTCCGCAAAGGGATTGAAGAGGCAATGGAGAGGGGTATATTGGCAGGATTCCCAATGGTTGATGTGGAAGCTGCATTATATGATGGTTCATTTCATGAAGTTGATTCTTCAGAGTCAGCCTTTAAAATAGCAGGGTCAATGGCTTTTCAAGCAGCAGCAAAATTAGCCAAGCCAGTATTGCTTGAGCCGATTATGCGTCTTGAAGTTAGTATTCCTAATGAATTTTTCGGAGACATTATCGGAGATTTAAATGCCAGGCGGGGGAGAATAAAGGAAAGCTTTGATAGGGCTTCTATGAAAGTAGTTGAAGCATTTGTGCCTTTGGCAGAGATGTTTGGATACGCAACTTCATTGAGGTCTATGACTCATGGCAGGGCTGCTTTTACTATGGAATTTAGCCATTATGACCAGGTTCCGCATAATACTACCCAGAAGATAATAGAAGCAAGAACATAA
- the tuf gene encoding elongation factor Tu, giving the protein MAEKEKFERTKPHINVGTIGHVDHGKTTLTAAILKVLHLKGYRASQKGIDQIDSAPEEKARGVTINIAHVEYETEKRHYAHIDCPGHSDYIKNMITGAAQMDGAILVVSAVDGPMPQTREHILLARQVGVPAIIVFLNKCDAVDDPEMIGLVESEIRELLKKYEYPGDEIPIIRGSALKAVEVTSADDEAAKPILELAKTLDEYFPEPQRPIDQPSLMAIEDVFSIEGRGTVATGRIERGIIKSGEEMELVGIHPTTKTTAVSIEMFNKILDEGRAGDNVGILLRGLKKEDVERGQVLAKPGTITPHTEFETEIYALTKEEGGRHTPFFKGYKPQFYIRTTDVTGDVILPEGTEMVMPGDTANLIVKLIAPIALEEKNRFAIREGGRTVASGVVIKIIK; this is encoded by the coding sequence ATGGCTGAAAAAGAAAAATTTGAGCGAACAAAACCTCACATTAATGTGGGGACAATTGGTCATGTGGACCACGGCAAGACAACTTTGACTGCCGCGATTTTGAAAGTTCTTCACCTAAAGGGGTATAGGGCTTCTCAAAAAGGCATTGACCAGATTGATTCTGCCCCAGAAGAGAAAGCCAGGGGCGTGACCATTAATATTGCGCATGTGGAGTATGAAACAGAAAAGAGGCATTATGCTCATATTGATTGCCCGGGTCACAGCGATTACATTAAAAACATGATTACTGGCGCTGCCCAGATGGATGGAGCGATTTTGGTTGTGTCTGCAGTTGACGGGCCAATGCCCCAGACCAGAGAACACATTTTGCTTGCTCGCCAGGTAGGCGTTCCAGCGATTATCGTTTTCCTTAATAAATGCGACGCAGTTGATGACCCAGAGATGATTGGATTGGTAGAATCAGAGATAAGAGAATTATTAAAGAAATATGAATATCCCGGAGACGAGATACCAATTATTAGGGGTTCTGCTTTAAAAGCGGTGGAGGTTACATCTGCGGACGACGAGGCAGCCAAGCCGATATTAGAGCTTGCCAAAACGCTGGATGAATATTTTCCAGAACCGCAGAGACCAATAGACCAGCCATCTCTTATGGCTATAGAAGATGTTTTTTCTATAGAAGGCAGGGGAACAGTTGCTACTGGCAGGATTGAGAGAGGCATTATTAAATCAGGAGAAGAAATGGAACTTGTGGGGATTCACCCAACAACCAAAACCACTGCTGTTAGTATAGAAATGTTTAATAAGATATTAGACGAAGGAAGAGCAGGAGATAATGTTGGTATCCTGTTAAGAGGGCTTAAAAAAGAAGATGTGGAAAGAGGACAGGTGCTGGCAAAACCAGGAACAATCACTCCTCATACTGAATTTGAAACAGAGATTTATGCTTTGACAAAAGAGGAAGGAGGCCGCCATACCCCGTTTTTCAAAGGGTATAAGCCACAGTTCTACATCCGCACAACTGATGTTACCGGAGATGTTATTTTGCCTGAAGGAACAGAAATGGTTATGCCAGGCGACACTGCCAATTTAATAGTTAAACTGATAGCGCCGATTGCTTTGGAGGAAAAAAATAGATTCGCCATTAGAGAAGGCGGAAGAACTGTTGCATCCGGAGTTGTGATTAAAATAATTAAATAA
- the rpsJ gene encoding 30S ribosomal protein S10: protein MPTTKKAKIEEAPQKIRIKLKAYDNKVLDKSARQIVETVLRYGAKICGPVPLPTEIHKYTVNRSSFVHKDAREQFEIRVHKRLIDILDSDQRVVESLTNLNLPTGVDIQIKI, encoded by the coding sequence ATGCCTACCACAAAGAAAGCCAAGATAGAGGAAGCGCCACAAAAAATTAGGATTAAGCTGAAGGCGTATGATAACAAGGTGCTGGATAAAAGCGCTCGACAGATTGTTGAGACGGTTTTGAGATATGGCGCCAAGATTTGCGGGCCGGTTCCTTTACCAACAGAAATTCACAAATACACTGTTAACCGCTCAAGTTTCGTTCATAAAGACGCACGAGAGCAGTTTGAGATAAGAGTCCATAAGAGATTGATAGATATTTTGGATTCAGACCAAAGAGTGGTAGAGTCATTGACGAATTTAAATTTGCCGACAGGAGTTGATATTCAAATTAAGATTTAA
- the rplC gene encoding 50S ribosomal protein L3: MKKIILAKKIGMTQIWKDDKIIPVTLVQAGPCSITQLMAKEKDGYDAVQIGFQGLRKRKITKSKKKKPFSYLKEFKTKGEQGEIKKGDIIDVNIFEQGDKVKVSAISKGKGFQGGVKRWGFAGRKKTHGTKHESRTIGSIGSSFPQRVLKGKRMPGRMGTGRITVKNLEIVKIDKEKNQIALKGAIPGRKGTLVEIKEF; encoded by the coding sequence ATGAAAAAAATTATTCTTGCCAAAAAAATAGGGATGACCCAGATATGGAAGGATGACAAGATTATTCCAGTGACCCTTGTTCAAGCAGGGCCTTGTTCTATTACTCAATTAATGGCCAAAGAAAAGGATGGTTATGACGCTGTTCAGATTGGTTTCCAAGGATTGAGAAAAAGAAAAATAACAAAGAGCAAGAAAAAGAAACCATTTTCATATTTGAAAGAATTTAAGACAAAAGGCGAACAAGGGGAAATAAAAAAGGGAGACATCATAGATGTGAATATCTTTGAGCAAGGGGATAAAGTTAAGGTTTCTGCTATTTCCAAGGGAAAAGGGTTTCAAGGAGGCGTGAAAAGATGGGGATTTGCTGGAAGAAAAAAAACGCATGGGACTAAGCATGAGTCAAGGACAATCGGTTCAATCGGTTCTTCATTTCCCCAGAGAGTATTAAAAGGAAAGAGAATGCCTGGAAGGATGGGAACGGGAAGGATAACAGTGAAAAATTTGGAAATAGTGAAAATTGATAAAGAAAAAAATCAGATTGCTTTAAAAGGAGCAATCCCTGGCAGAAAAGGAACTTTAGTGGAAATAAAGGAATTTTAG
- the rplD gene encoding 50S ribosomal protein L4, whose protein sequence is MKIDVYNSIGEKSGQMELPKKVFDRDPNPDLVHQAVISMQSNKRNVIAHTKDRSEVSGGGKKPWRQKGTGRARHGSSRSPIWIGGGVTFGPTNKRNFKMVVPKKMKKMALFSILSDKVRNQEISVIDNLTIEEAKTKTINKILTNLLNKIYPEQKKGKKRAFKSVLIILDKKDDKLIRAVRNIPKINIIDVRNLSILDAISTQRLIFLKDSIKTIKELSA, encoded by the coding sequence ATGAAGATTGATGTCTATAATTCAATAGGGGAAAAGAGCGGGCAGATGGAATTGCCCAAGAAAGTATTTGATAGAGACCCTAATCCTGATTTAGTTCATCAGGCGGTTATTAGCATGCAATCAAATAAGAGAAATGTTATAGCCCACACTAAAGACAGGTCAGAAGTTAGTGGCGGTGGAAAAAAACCATGGAGACAGAAAGGAACAGGCAGGGCAAGGCATGGCTCTTCAAGGTCTCCAATTTGGATTGGCGGAGGAGTTACATTCGGGCCCACAAATAAGAGGAATTTTAAAATGGTAGTTCCCAAGAAAATGAAAAAAATGGCTTTATTTTCAATACTTTCCGACAAGGTCAGAAATCAAGAAATTTCAGTTATTGATAATTTGACTATTGAAGAGGCAAAGACAAAAACAATCAACAAGATATTAACAAATTTATTAAATAAGATTTATCCTGAACAGAAAAAAGGAAAAAAACGAGCGTTTAAAAGCGTTCTTATTATTTTAGACAAGAAAGACGATAAGCTAATAAGGGCAGTAAGAAATATCCCGAAAATAAATATAATTGATGTTAGGAACTTGAGCATATTAGACGCAATATCTACCCAACGCTTGATTTTTTTGAAAGATTCAATTAAGACAATTAAAGAATTGTCTGCTTAA
- the rplW gene encoding 50S ribosomal protein L23, with translation MSIFDVFKKKVRPEIKKEQKKEMPVVEKAVKKPEVKVVVKKEKKEKKEIVKEIKEAKKKGATKKQGILAPDEKTEEKKIVKPKKAVKPTSLAWKVLVKPHVTEKATYLGEKNEYAFVVSKSANKIEVKKAIEDVYDVNVEKVRMINIPGKKRRLGRVKGFKSGYKKAIIKIKKGQEIEVLPR, from the coding sequence ATGTCTATTTTTGATGTTTTTAAAAAGAAGGTAAGACCGGAAATAAAGAAAGAGCAAAAGAAAGAAATGCCAGTTGTAGAGAAAGCGGTCAAAAAACCGGAAGTTAAGGTTGTGGTGAAAAAAGAGAAGAAAGAGAAAAAAGAAATAGTAAAAGAGATAAAAGAAGCAAAGAAGAAAGGGGCAACAAAAAAACAAGGAATTCTTGCGCCAGACGAAAAGACAGAAGAGAAAAAGATTGTTAAGCCCAAAAAAGCGGTCAAGCCAACCAGTTTAGCGTGGAAGGTCTTGGTTAAGCCGCATGTCACAGAGAAAGCGACTTATTTGGGGGAAAAAAATGAATATGCGTTTGTTGTTTCTAAGAGCGCCAACAAAATAGAAGTGAAGAAAGCGATAGAAGATGTTTATGATGTTAATGTTGAGAAAGTGAGGATGATAAATATTCCGGGTAAAAAAAGAAGATTAGGAAGAGTGAAGGGGTTTAAGAGTGGATACAAAAAAGCGATTATTAAAATCAAAAAAGGACAAGAGATTGAGGTCTTGCCGAGATAA